The region GGAATCACCCATGGGATCAAAGTCGTGGCAGTCGAGCCTGAGTCTGCCGCGGAAAAAGCTGGGGTCCGCAGGAACGATGCAATCCTCAGCCTGAACAACCAGGATATCCTGATGCCAAGAGACTTGATTTCTCTGGTAAGAAAGCACAAGCCGGGTGACAAGGTAACCCTGATTCTCTTCCGTGACGGCAAAGAGAAAAAGATCGCCGTGCATCTACAGGAAAGAAAGGCGTTGGGAAAGGATAAGCCGTGGCATGAGATGGGCGGTCGCAAGGGATTTCAAATGCAGCCGCGGCCCTGGCTCGGAATCAGATTGCACGCCATGAATGACGAATTGGCGTCTTATTTTCAGGTTACGCCTGAAGATGGTGTCCTGGCCCTGGAAACGGAAAAAGATGGTCCCGCGGCCAGGGGCGGCCTGCGGGCGGGGGATGTGATCCGGCAATTGGACAACGAGCGCGTGCGACGCCCATCCGATGTAACCCGGATTCTCAACGAATTGGAGTGTGGAAGAGAAGTCCAGGTGCAGGTCATGAGGAGAGGAAAGACCAAAACCCTTACGGTTACGATCGGCGAAGCGCAATGGGGCAAAGAATTACGCTATCACTTGTTCCGAAAAGACAAAGATGAGCCGGGTGAAGGTCTGTCACCCTTTCCGCAAGCATTGAGAAACTTGCGTTTCCGGCTGCCCCGGCATGTAGATGAACACATGCAACTCCGTGTGCCCCGCCGCCTGCAGCGTGATTGGGAAGAGCGCCGCATACACAAACGGCGGCGGGCCTCGATCTGATTCTCTGTAGTCGCTTTGGCGTGCCACCTCTCCCGGCAGGGTTGACCGCCTTCCGGGAGGGGTCTACAATTGGATTGTGAATAAACCCATTCCGCAGATTATCCATCAATTTTTCGCATGAACTCGAAGCGGAATTTGAATCCTTTCCGGGCTTCAAAGATCGATTTGTCCGCTTTGTATGTCACTATCGAAAACAATCACCCTTTTAACCGGCTGGAGCCGGGGATTCACGGTGCCGGCCACGCCAGGCGGGTATTGCTGTTCAGCCAGTTGATCGCTGCCTTGATCGAGGAAGCACCGGATGCGGTGCCCGTGGACCGGCCCCTGCTTCTGATTGCATCCCTGTTACATGATTGCGGTAGA is a window of Candidatus Aminicenantes bacterium DNA encoding:
- a CDS encoding PDZ domain-containing protein, encoding MSNSVLFRTAGVCMVAVILMLPGSMPTAAAEGEPAFLGVVVQSIDHSEKKSLGITHGIKVVAVEPESAAEKAGVRRNDAILSLNNQDILMPRDLISLVRKHKPGDKVTLILFRDGKEKKIAVHLQERKALGKDKPWHEMGGRKGFQMQPRPWLGIRLHAMNDELASYFQVTPEDGVLALETEKDGPAARGGLRAGDVIRQLDNERVRRPSDVTRILNELECGREVQVQVMRRGKTKTLTVTIGEAQWGKELRYHLFRKDKDEPGEGLSPFPQALRNLRFRLPRHVDEHMQLRVPRRLQRDWEERRIHKRRRASI